Below is a genomic region from Sinorhizobium meliloti.
CGGTGAGGATGACGAGGGGCAAGTGGAGATCGGACCGCAGGACGTGCTGCTGATCGCGGGGAGTTCCGGCATCGGCAAGTCGAGGCTGGCGACCGCCCTTGCGGAGCGATTACGGGAGCGGCACTTCCAGCTCTGCATATTCGATCCCGAGGGCGACTATGAGGGGCTTGAAGGCGCCGTGACCGTGGGTAACGGGTCTGTCGCGCCTACGGGCAGGGAGGTGCTGGAGCTGCTGGCCAATCCGGACGACAACGTCGTCGTCAGCGCAACAGGCGTCGAACCCAACGACCGGCCCGAGTTCTTCGCCAACCTGATGCCGGACCTGTCGGCGCTGCGTGCCAGGACGGGCAGGCCGCATTGGCTGATTATCGACGAGGCCCATCACCTCATGCCGGCAGCGCGCGACAGTGCCTCGCTCGCGCTTTCCGACGACCGCTCCGGCATGATCATGATCACGGTCCATCCGGATTCCGTCTCACCGGATGCGCTCAAGGAGATCACTGCGGTCGCAGCGCTCGGTCCAAAGGCGCGCGACGTAATCGCGACGATATGCTCCGTCTTCGACGAGGCGCTGCCGGCCGGGCTGGACGCTTCTTTCGGGGAAGACGAGGTTCTTTTCTGGCGGCGCACGCCGCCCACGCCGGTTCGGCGGATCAAGGCCGAACAACCCCGGGAAGCCCGCAAGCGGCATACGCGCAAATATGCGGAGGGCCGGTTGGGCGAGGAGGCAAGCTTCTATTTCCGCGGTCCGAAGAACGAGATGAATTTGCGCGCCCACAATCTGACGATGTTTCTGCAGATCGCCGAAGGCATAGACGACAGGACCTGGGAGCACCATTTGCGTCGCGGCGACTACTCGAAGTGGTTCGAGGAACGCATCGGCGACGAGGAATTGGCCGGGGAGGCGGCAGGCATAGAAGAGGATCGTTCGCTCTCGCCCGCCGAAAGCCGGCAGAGGCTGGCCGAGGCGGTGCGCCGGCGCTACACCGCGCCCGCATCCGAAGCGGGTTGAGCCGGCGCCTGCCGCGGGCGTTGAAAGGACGACCTCTTTACTTTTTCGGCTTCTGCTTCGAGGCGGCGCTGCGGCCGTCGGAGCTTTTCGAACGTTCGTCGAACCGCTCGGCGCCTTTCCTAAGGTCGGACCCCTTTTGTGCTTCTGTCTTTTTCTCTTCCTTGGCGGCGCTTTTGCGCAGGCCGGTGGCGGATTGCTTGCCCTTTGCCGTCGGGGCTTGTTCGATACCCATGGCAGCCATTCCTCCTTGAGCGAAACCCAGATTGAACGTGCTCAGATATTTCTTTGTTCCTCTGCCGATGAAGGTAGTTGTGGACTGCCTTGATTTTGTCGCTCTTGCCTTCTCTGTGGCTTTTTTGAATTCCTAGAATGAAAGCGCCTGATTCGCGCCGCACCGCATACGATCTCCGTGTTCCGAGTTTTCGGGCGGCCGGGGAACTGCCCAAGGAGAAGAACCATGACGGAATACAAGAAGCCGATCATTACCGAGATGCGCCCGAAGATCACGGTCATCGGCGTCGGCGGCGGCGGCGGCAACGCGATCAACAACATGATCGCCGAAAACCTGCAGGGCGTCGATTTCATCGCCGCAAACACGGACGCGCAGGCGCTGGCGACATCGAAGGCGGAGCGGCGGATCCAACTGGGCGCTGCCATCACCGAGGGTCTCGGCGCCGGTTCGGTGCCCGACATCGGCAATGCGGCCGCCCAGGAATCGATCGACGAGATCATGGATCACCTCGGCGGCACGCATATGTGCTTCGTCACGGCAGGCATGGGTGGCGGTACCGGTACGGGAGCGGCGCCGGTGATCGCGGAAGCGGCGCGGCGGGCCGGCATCCTGACGGTTGCGGTCGTCACCAAGCCCTTCAGCTTCGAGGGACAGCGGCGCATGCAGACGGCGGAGCTCGGCGTCGAGCGGCTGCGGGAGAGCGCAGACACGGTCATCGTCATCCCCAACCAGAACCTCTTTCGCATCGCCGATGCCAAGACGACCTTCGCCGACGCATTCATGATTGCCGACCGGGTCCTCTATTCGGGGGTCAGCTGCATCACCGACCTGATCGTCAAGGAGGGGCTGATGAATCTCGACTTCGCCGACGTCAAGACGGTGATGAAGGGCATGGGCCGGGCGATGATGGGCACGGGCGAAGCGACCGGCGAGAACCGGGCGATGCTGGCGGCGGAAGCGGCGATCGCCAACCCGCTGCTCGACGAAGTCTCCATGCGCGGTGCCAAGGGCGTCCTCGTGTCGATCTCCGGCGGCATGGACATGACGCTTTTCGAGGTGGACGAGGCGGCGACCCGCATCCGCGAGGAAGTTTACGACGAGGCCGACATCGTCGTCGGCGCGATCTTCGACCGGAGCCTGGACGGCACTTTCCGCGTGTCCGTCGTCGCGACCGGCCTCGACAGCAACCGCAGCGCCCAGCCGACGGCGCCGGAGGCCATGAACGGCCAGACGGCGGCCGCCGTTCCTTCGCGTACGCTGCAGTAGGATAGCGGATACGGCGGATGCCCCCGTACGGGGGAGATGTCACGAAAGTGACAAACGGGTGCGAGTTTTCAGGAAACACAACACTACTGCAGTTTGCCCCTCTCCTCGGGTTAAACCCGAGGACTAGCCCTCTCCCCGCAAGCGGGGAGGGGGGACGTGCCTGATCGGGCACATCCCATTCCAAGCAATCTGGCGGAGGCAACAGAGCGCTGCGAGTCCCTTCGCCCCGCTTGCGGGGAGAAGGTGCCGGCAGGCGGATGAGGGGCGGGTCTTTCGGCAGCAGCTGGATATCAGTCAGGCAGGCCGGCGCGGTGCAGATCGCGGACGAAACGATCGATGAAATCTTCCGGCATGACCGGCACGCTGCCGAAGTAGAATTCGGCGCGGGCCGTTTTCACGGTCATGTCCGGCCGCCGGCGAAGAAGGTTCGCCACGGCTGAACCGGCTTCGTCGGACCGCTCCGTGGCACCGAGGGAGGCTGCCAGGACCATTGCCGGCCAGAAGGTGGCGTTCTCCTGGCGCAGGGAGGCGCGGGCCGCTTCGGCGGCTTGCGCGAAGCGACCCGACTGATAGTGGGCGATGGCCACCATGTTGTAGAACGTCCACAAATGCGGATCGCGGGGGCTCAGCCGGAAGGCTTCGTTGATCGCGGCAATGCCTTCCTCCGGGCGGCAGACATAGCAAAGCGCTTGCCCGAGGGCGAAGTGGCCCTGGGCGAAGCTTGCATCGAGCCTCAGCGCATTGCGCAGGTGGTCTATGCCGCGCTGCGGCTGGCCGCCGAGCGCCCGTGCCCGGCCGAGCGCAAGATGGGCAGCCGGCTCACGGTCGTCGAGCGCGATTGCGCGTTCCGCGAGCGCCGTCGCGTCGGCGATCCGCTCGGCCCGCTCGTCCAGGGGGCCATACCAGCCGAGCTGTATATGGACATAGGCAAGCCGCGCATGGGCCTGGGCAAAGGCGGGCTCGAGATCGATCGCCCGCTCGAAGAGCGCTTTGGATATCCTCAGATTCTCCAGATCGAACTTGTAAAGGTGCCATAGCCCCTTCAGATAAATGTTCCAGGCATCCATGTCCGTCGCGGTGTGGCCGCGTAGCGCAGCGAATTCGATGAAGCCGAGTTCCGGCTCCACGGTGCCGGTGATCTGCCCCGCGATCTCGTCCTGGAGCACGAAAACATCGTCCAGCATGCGGTCGTAGCGTTCTGCCCAGAGCAGCATGCCGGTCTCGCCGCTCAGCAATTGCGCCGTGATGCGGATGCGGTTCGCCGCGCGACGTATGCTGCCCTCGATCACGTATTTGACACCCAGGTCTTCCGCCACCCTCCTTACGTCGGCTGCCTTCCCTTTGAAGGTGAAGGAGGAGTTGCGGGCGACGACGCGCAACCACCGGCATCGGGCGAGCGTGGCGATCAGTTCCTCGGTAAAGCCGTCGGAGAAATGTTCCTGTTCTTCGACGCTCGAAAGATTGACGAAGGGCAGGACGGCGATCGAGGGGCGCTTCTTACCGGGCAGGGGATCGGTTTGCGCCGGCGCCGGCGGCTCTTCGCCTGCCGCGCCGCCCGGCTGCCAGCGCCAGGCGCGCAGCGGACCGGGGAGATCGGCAAATGTCCTGCAGCCGATTTCGGTCAAGGGGAAATCCACCTTCAAGCCGATCTGGTCATAGACCTGCTGCGACACGCAGACGCCCCCGGGCGGCGCCATCTCCTGCAGGTGCTCGGCAACGGCAATGCCTTCGCCATGGATATCGCCATCGTCAGCGACGATAT
It encodes:
- a CDS encoding HAD-IIB family hydrolase; this translates as MYVMALATDYDGTLADYGAVRPETLETLKRLKESGRKLLLVTGRELPDLKSVFPEIDVFDKVVVENGALLYTPETGEERLLAPSPPEAFIERLKEKGVDRMSVGRSIVATWEPFQTAALEAINELGLELEIIFNKGAVMVLPTGVNKATGLKAALKEMGLSFLNVVGVGDAENDHALLRMCGCGAAVANALPALKDTADVVLEGVRGAGVEQLMNRIMESDYALCASARHQVPIGEDDEGQVEIGPQDVLLIAGSSGIGKSRLATALAERLRERHFQLCIFDPEGDYEGLEGAVTVGNGSVAPTGREVLELLANPDDNVVVSATGVEPNDRPEFFANLMPDLSALRARTGRPHWLIIDEAHHLMPAARDSASLALSDDRSGMIMITVHPDSVSPDALKEITAVAALGPKARDVIATICSVFDEALPAGLDASFGEDEVLFWRRTPPTPVRRIKAEQPREARKRHTRKYAEGRLGEEASFYFRGPKNEMNLRAHNLTMFLQIAEGIDDRTWEHHLRRGDYSKWFEERIGDEELAGEAAGIEEDRSLSPAESRQRLAEAVRRRYTAPASEAG
- a CDS encoding tetratricopeptide repeat protein; protein product: MRRLAAIMDADVVGYSRLMGLDEAGTYRAVKRCRDAFILPLVAAHGGRIVKQAGDGTLAEFASVLDAVACAVAIQRTMHDHAGGAEAERLELRIGVHLGDIVADDGDIHGEGIAVAEHLQEMAPPGGVCVSQQVYDQIGLKVDFPLTEIGCRTFADLPGPLRAWRWQPGGAAGEEPPAPAQTDPLPGKKRPSIAVLPFVNLSSVEEQEHFSDGFTEELIATLARCRWLRVVARNSSFTFKGKAADVRRVAEDLGVKYVIEGSIRRAANRIRITAQLLSGETGMLLWAERYDRMLDDVFVLQDEIAGQITGTVEPELGFIEFAALRGHTATDMDAWNIYLKGLWHLYKFDLENLRISKALFERAIDLEPAFAQAHARLAYVHIQLGWYGPLDERAERIADATALAERAIALDDREPAAHLALGRARALGGQPQRGIDHLRNALRLDASFAQGHFALGQALCYVCRPEEGIAAINEAFRLSPRDPHLWTFYNMVAIAHYQSGRFAQAAEAARASLRQENATFWPAMVLAASLGATERSDEAGSAVANLLRRRPDMTVKTARAEFYFGSVPVMPEDFIDRFVRDLHRAGLPD
- the ftsZ gene encoding cell division protein FtsZ, which encodes MTEYKKPIITEMRPKITVIGVGGGGGNAINNMIAENLQGVDFIAANTDAQALATSKAERRIQLGAAITEGLGAGSVPDIGNAAAQESIDEIMDHLGGTHMCFVTAGMGGGTGTGAAPVIAEAARRAGILTVAVVTKPFSFEGQRRMQTAELGVERLRESADTVIVIPNQNLFRIADAKTTFADAFMIADRVLYSGVSCITDLIVKEGLMNLDFADVKTVMKGMGRAMMGTGEATGENRAMLAAEAAIANPLLDEVSMRGAKGVLVSISGGMDMTLFEVDEAATRIREEVYDEADIVVGAIFDRSLDGTFRVSVVATGLDSNRSAQPTAPEAMNGQTAAAVPSRTLQ